The sequence AAGTCCTGCACAGGCTGAAGGGCCAGGCACCGTGGAGCCGGACCACCTCGCACGCAATGGGGCAAGCTCCCCAGGTCCTCCGCCTGCTgtcagccccagcccccagctgagCTCTGCACGGAGCATCTCACCCTGCACCCAGGGGCTGGAAGGAGTGACTGAGAAAACGCTTGTTACCttctttatcttattttattgtttaacCAAACATCTTGGTTTGATCAGGATCACGTCAAGGGCCGAGCCAGAGCCGGAAAACTCAAGTCTCTTCTGATCAACGCCATGTGTGCAACTCAAAGGCTCCCCTCTGCCCACGGAgaggggcagctccagcccccccgCCTTCGGGGCACGGGcgagaggagggcagggagggggaggcagagcagggaaagtAGATGCAAACGGGGCTGAGAAGAGCTGGTGCCCAGCAGCgggggcaaggaggaggagaagaaccagaagaggcagcaggaagGCATGGAGTGAGACCCTtcctgaaagagagagagaaggacagagacggggggagagaggaagagaggagaacGCATTGAATGGAGAGAAACCAGGGCGGCAAGCTGTGAAAGGAGAGGCCACAGAAGTGTCTGGAGGGTGACTGGCGAGCTGCTGTCCCCACAACACCGCTCCCCTCCCTCAGTGGAGGCCACGGCTTGTGGCTTCCCCCAGCCGTCCCACCAGCTCGCTCCCTTCTAACGCCCCGGGCTCTTAGAAATGGCTGTGAGGGGCTTTTGGTTCCTGGGCCCCTTAGAGTAAGGAGACATAAAGGATCCCCTTTCAAGGGTGGAATGCTTAGGACCATCCCAAGGACAGGGGGAAGCTCCGATACAACGACATCTTCCTCACAGATGGAGCGCTCCCACCTGAGGCTACCCAACCTTGGCAGCCCAAAGGCTTTGGGAGCTCCCTCTCTACTCAAGCCCAGGAGGAGGCCCTCACTGGGGACAGAAGAAAGGAACAACCCTGTCCAAAACTGGCCAGAGCAGAGATCGAGCACTTACCCCCACCCCTCCGCAGGGCAGCATGACGAACATCCGCTGCGACAGGATCCCTGCAGAGAGAGGGGACAGCGAGGACTTCAGAGCTGAGAAAGCGGGGAACGGTGGGGGACAGGGTGCGTGGCACAGGGGTACCGAGGAGGGAGGTTTGGCCTGGCTGCTCGGCCAGCATTAGGACCAGCCTCCAGGGAAGCTGCTTGGTGCGGTCTCCATGGCTGAGGGTGCTCCGAGACCTGGTACGGACGTGTGGGCAGTGACAGGCAGAAGGCGAGGGCACGGCTGCCTAGGGAGCGGTGTGGATGTGGACTCACCTGCCAGCTTCCCGTTGTCCAGTTTCAGGCGGTTGAGGGGATTGGTGCCGTAGAGGAAGACGTGGCGCTCGGTGTGGACGCACTGCAGCTCTTCCAGGGTGGCCTTGCGTCCCCGCAGACACTGTGGCAGACAGGGGCTGTGACCAAGCTGCTCCAAGTGGGAGACGTGGGCTCTCCCACCCACGCACACCAGCCTCCGAGGGTGGAGGTGGCACGTCCTGACGTATGAGTACAGCCACACCTTGCGTCACCACAGCTGGGGAGGCAGCTGCAAGGCTGAGCGCCGTGCTTCTTGCATTGGATTGGAACTTGAGCACCCCTCATTTGCAGGCAGAGATCAGGCAGGAAATGCCAGCACCACCTTCCTACCACCGTGGAGCCCTGTGTGGACCAGTCAGCCCAGCTAGACCAGGGCAAGGTTTCTAACAGACTGGAGCTGACGCTGATGTTCCCCGAGTTGGCAAAACACCCCGTTTCAGTAGGGATCACGCCTCTCCCTACGCCCATCTTCTAGCAGAGCAGACTGCTGCTGCCATCCCAACCTGGAGATGGTCAGACCAGCACGCTCTGACTTGGCACTGCCAGCAACGGACAAGTTCAAGCCCTCTCCCAAGGTCTTTGTTGCCTGGATAATGGTGGCAACAGGCTGAGAAGATCTGGGAGCAAAAGGGATGGAGGTGGGAGCAGGATACCCTATCACACCGTTAGCATGAGATCTGCTCATACCAGCATCCCCCTCCCAGAGAGGCGTCCGGCTCCCACCCTGCCGCTCGTGCTCACCTCGCACTGGCTGCGCAGCCCTCTCTCCTGCAGACGGGACCAGATGCTCTGGATCCTGCCCGCGTGCTCCGGGTGGTTGCTGTTGTCGCCGCAGGAGCACTGGTGTTTGAGCATCACTGAGTCATAAACCAGCCCTGCAACGCACAAGGAGAGCTGCTGTCCCGAGACTGGACTGGACACCCAAGCCTCGATGGTGCTGACCCTACTTCAGCTCCTTTTCAGGGGCTGGCTGAGACCCTAAATGCCCGTAACTATTTGCTTTGATTGAAACACCTCCATCAAACCATGGGAGCCTCTGTCTCAACATGCATGAAGCAAATCCTGCCTTGGATATATAAGAGAGCCGAACCTTGCCAGCGTCGCTGGACCAGGATGGCAGTCAAGGAGCCAGATGGGCAAGTCCTGCTTGGAGAAGCCACCTTAGATAAGGAGAAAGGACCCCTCATGGCttgctctgctctttctgcagcCAGCCAGAGCACTCCCAAGCATTTATGAGTCTGGGAGTGACTGGGACTGATGCTAAGCTGCCCCTGGGCATCCCCACCTCCCTTccagctcctgtccccagcccctgctgctgctccagctgtgaCAGCTCCGCGCAGGGGCCAGGCCGTACCTGTTGTGAAGTGCGGCTTGGCTGGCTGCTCCTGCACAGGCAGGGAGAGCGTCTTGGAGGCCGTGTCCTGGGCAGGAAGGGAGACGGTCGCGGTGGCAGGAGATGACTGGGCCCTGGAGAGGGGCCTGTGCCCCGCATGGATGGTGGGGGCCATGGGAGAGTCGGCCAAAGGCTGCCGcttgaggagctgctgctgcacgcGCTGGTAGGAATCCCAGAGATAGGCCTGATGGAGAGAGGTGGCGATGAGCACGGCCTCCGGAGCGAGGCACCAGGGCGGTGAGAGCAGCATCACCCGGCCCTGCACTGTGCACCCTCCATGCTGGGGGGCTCGGAGCTGGTTTGCAGGAGCTGGGACACGTCACGCAGcatctgctgctctctgctggctCAGCCCCGCAGTGCTGGGCAGCCTTGCTGCAAGGCGCAGCAATTTGGTGACAAtacccagcaccctggggacgATGCCCAGCCTTGCGGACACCAGGGGTGGCTGCAGCTCTCGTCCCTGTCCTAGCAAACTGCCCCAGGCTCGAGGAAGGTACAGACATGGTGCCTTTGTCCTTACCCACACCTCACCCCTTTATGGAGGTGGCTCTCAGGGTCCGATCTGAACCTTCCCAGGCTCAGGATGCTTCCAGCTTTGCTGGGTTTGTGCAAAGCCTCAAAGAGGAGACGCCAAGGGATGAATTAAAAATTGCTCCAAATCACAGGGCAGGGATCTCTGCACGCTGCCTGCAGAGGACTAATGCTCGAAGCAATTAAGCCACGACTGGAGACAGGGACAAGGCTGGGAACTTCACCACTTACAGCCCACTCCTGAGCCTGTATGAAGGCTTTAAACCACCCCAAGGGCTCCCTGCAGCTTCAGACAGCCAGAGAAGCCATCGTCCCTTTTCCCCATGGACTCCTTGTGCCCAGAAGGGAGAGGGCTGCTTCAGGCTGGCAGcccgcagccctccccagggctctCCCATCCCAGCCAGTCCCGGGGTACCTGGTGTAGGACAAGCTCCTCTTGAGGCTGCATCATCTTCTGCGTCCTCTCGGGCTCCTTCACGCTGCTCCCCGGTCGTGTGGGCTCCACGCGTGCCCTCGCCGGGTCGCTGCTCTCAGCCCCGGCCTCTGGGAGCGTCCCCTCGGCTTCCATGTCCTCTGAGGAGGGGATCTGCCGCAGACGGGGCTTCTCGCTGGATTTAGCCATGCGCTGCAGCCAGAAGGGTCACGAATGAGCACAGAGAGGTGGCAGGGGACAGGCCAGGCCGGGGAGGCCATGGGGGGTGGCAGGGCATCTCGGGGCAGGAGCACAATGGATGTGAGAGCCAAGGAAGCTGAGCAGGTATCCTCAGCTTGCTGCTACGAGTCTGGGCAAGGCAGCATCTCCATGCCTGCCTCTGGCTTGGCCCTGGACTTCTGGTACTCACTGCCCAGCAGGCAGGGTTGCCATCTTGCACCCTTCTAGCATCTGTCTCCCATTGCCTCCTACACGCCTGGGGTGGGCCTCCATAACTTACCTTGCCCAGATGCGTCTGCTGCTTGAGTCTCTCCAGGAACTGGGTGTGATGCTGCTGGTACACCAGTTGCTGCTGGATGGCCTTGGGGTTCTGGGGCAGGGGCTCCGAGCGGGTCCTGCCCAGTGGTTTATGGTGGCCTGGGAGCGACAGGCGCTCTGCCGAGATGAGTGAGGGGGCGAAGGAGAAGGGGACCGTTCCCAGACCTGGCACTGCAGGGGAGACGAAGGAGAGGTGAGGGGTGGCATTGTCCGCTGGGCAGACGTGAgaccctgcagagctgggcagggcaagcagcagtgctgtctGTACCCATGCAGACTATCTCCAGATGGCCCTAAAAATTACACTGATCCAGCCCTGGAGCTGTATCTGGTAGGCTAGGATGGATGGGCTGTGTCTTTATGGCTCCCCTCCTTCTGTCCCCATTGCTTGGGCATCACACAGCTCACAGGGGTCTGGGGACAGGATCTGGCTGACCTCAATCATCTCAGGCCCCCACTCAGCTTCATCCTCAAAGGGAGAAGCTTCCTTCACTACAGGTATCACAGGGCAGGGACAGATGGAGCCATGAACCAGCACAAAGGAGCCAGTTCTCCTTCTGCTACAATTAGAGTGGATTACCTAGAGGAGCTGGGGGGAATAAGGCAGCTAGAGGCACAGCCAAGAGGTCTGAGCTGCCCTGCTAAACGCAGGGTCTGTAGTGAAATCTGCTGGCCTAGGAAGAGGCAGGAAAGACCCCTGGAGCGGGGCTTCTGGGCTGCAGAAAAGGTGAACGGCTCCACACCAGCCCAGCTCAGGCTGGGCAAGGGGCAGCTGGAGGGAAGAGCCAAAGCTATGGTGCGCTCTGCATTGTTGAGGCCACGGTGCATGCAAAACTCTGGTTTCATCCATGGCAAGGACGTGCTTGCTGGCTAGCCAGAACCAGGGTCAACGTCTTCCATTCCCTTGGCCCCAGCTCACGGAAGAGTGATGGAAAAATCAATGCCACTGGGCTTTCCCGGCACCCAAAAACACTGCCTGCCCCGAGCGAAGCTCCACACTGAGCCCTGGCAGCACTGACACAGCCTCAGTGCCTGTCACCAGGCTCGACACTTACCCGCCACCAGTGGAGTGTGGGTGACCGAGGGCTCGAGGATGATGACAGGCTGGAGGCGAGGGGATAAGGGGCTCCCAGCCTCGTGCTGCTCCAAGCCAGCTGGTATGAACATGGGCGAGTGCGTGCCCGTGAGGACAGGTCCGTTCACCACGGGCACCCGGTGTGCCAGGCTGGAGAGGGGGCGGCGatctgcctctccctgcagaaagGAGGAGGCCTGGCTTAGCAACCCGCCAGGACACAGCAAGGGGAGGGGACGGCATATCCTCACCGTGCCCACGGGCAGCGCCTGTGAATACTCACAGCCAGTGCATGCCAGGAACCCCAGGCCCAAAGGAAAGGGCTTCCCCTGCCCCGCGGGGACCCTCTGCCCAGTTCTGGGGCTACCTACAACCTGGCTACCTACCCTGGCACTAGTGGTAGCCGGCAATCCCAGCGTGATGGCCGGAAGGGAGGCTGCACTCTGCAGGGCAAACTGGGCCAGTGAGCTCTCCTGCATCATCAGGCGCTGGGCGAGGGGCGTCTGCACCAAACACAATTCATTAGTCTCCTGCTCTGGCAGCGGCAGAGCTCAACATGGGACAAGCGGCTTGGGCACGGGCAGCAGAAGAGGGTGGCTGAGCCCCAGCTGCCTGGAGGAACGCCTTGGGCCAGGGCAAGGGGCATTGGGGCCCAGCGGGGAGAGCACATACACTAGGAGACGAGAAATGCACACTGCGAAGGAGGGCAGCGTGTCAGGAGCAGCGCTGGGCTTACAGAAGATCCCGCTGTGCAGGGAGAGCGGGGCTAAGggcagttcctgagcagcggggttcagggctggggtccccgggggtgGGTGCTACCTTTGCCTGAGCCTAGGATGGGAGTGGGAGATCAGGGCACCCAACCCTGGGGTCAGGAAGCCCCAACCTGCGAGACCTCTGGCTGTGAGGCCGTCAGAGCTCACCTCGTGGGCCATGCcggaggcagcggggagggctcCATGCTCGGCGGGGAGGCTGTCGTTGGGAGAGCTGCAGCCGGACACGGGGGTGCTGCTACTGCTCGGGGAAGAGTCTGCACAAGGAAGAGAAACGGGGCTGATGGGCACAAGCACCCAGAGAagggctgcacagcccctgccccggcccttcATAGCCCTCCCTCCCTCTAACAGCTGCCCACCGCCCTCCGAGGGCCAAACCTGCCTTTGACGGCACGGCACAGTGGAGATGGAGCCGCCCTGCCAGCATGGCAGGCACCACACCACAGCGAGGAAGCCTGACCGGCTACATTTGCTCAGCGCCTTGGACCTTTTCAGCCTTGTAGGTCCATCCTGGGCCCGAAAAGCAACAGTATACAGCCGCAGCAACATCCTTTCCTGGCTCATCTATCCCTGCACCACCATGGCAGAGAGCTCCATCCACGGGCTGTGCCCCGAGGAGGGCACCGATAACGTGCCGAGCCCCGGAGACACGACCCCCGAAGCAGATGTGGTGCAGGATCCTGGGCAGACCGtagctgctccagcctggccccaAGGTCTCTCCAAACCCCCGAGGTATCACCGTCCAGGCAAAGCCCTCACCAATCGCCTCAGGCGGCCGCCTCTTCAGCGAGGGGGGAGCGCTCTCCTTCCGCGTCAGGGGATTCTTGCGTCGGTCAAGGCACTTCCTGGGCTTGCAACGCACCTTCAGGTTGGGCTCAGACGCTGTGAGAAGACAAGGTGGTTagtcccggccccgctgctgatAGGGGCGAAGCTGGCCTGGCTTTGTGGGGCCAGGCCACCCCGCTTCTCAGCTCCAGCCATCCCCTGTGAGCGGGCTGCGAGGATATCACAGCGGGAGGGAGATGGCATTATCCCCAAGGCCTTACCAGTCTTCCGCAGCGGAAAATGCTCTGGGGGGTCAAGAGAAGTGCTGGGGACAGGGGGCAGGAAGGTGCTGAGCACAGGAGGGGAAGGGCCCTCGGGATCCAGAGGCTCCAGAGACCTACGGGGAGGAGCCACCTTGTTAGAGACCTTTCCCAGTTGGCAGCCACATGCCACCCACGCTACACCCTCCAACACAAGGGTGACCCATGGGGCACTGCCTTTCCTGGCATGTGCTAGCTCTTTTGCCAGTGGCCAGAAGGGCTTGTCTTGTCCACTACCACAAGCACCCACAGAAGGGATCCAAGGCTGGATTTGCCTTGTTTTGGGACAAAAGACAAGAAGCCTGACAGTACTTTTTGCGTCAGGAGCGGGAAAAGCCATTCAAGTCTAACAAGGTCAGGGAAAACAATGCGGGAGCTTCATCCACCTCTTGCAAGCACTTAACACAGAACCAAGCTCCTCACCCCAACAGATGTTAGCTAAACAATAACTCTAAAGACCACAAAGCAGAAGATAATGGCAAGATCTTGCCCAAGATAAACAGCCACCTTTTCTGGGTCCTGAGCAGATGTCCTGCTCGGGGCAGGCCAGAGGATGCCCTTGTTTTACCTGTACGGCATGGCTGAAGGGTTGGGGTTGCTGGTCCTCTCCaaagctgcctgctgcttcttcaggATGACCTCAGCCAGCTTCTGCTTCACCACTGTGCTGGCCACAGCACCTGCAGAAAGACCAGCAGTGACCACACAGGGCTGAGAGCCAACACAGAGCACTTTAAAGGATCCCTGCAGACACGAGCGTGGCCCCACGGCTCCACAAGTAATGCCAGGACGGCTGGAGACTCCCCACAAGCACACAGACGCTGAGAAAACCCTGTGGAGATGCTTGGTGCAGTTCTCAGGTCAAGGCTGGCTCAGGGAAAGAAAGGCCAGCTGGGGGAACTGGAGTTTCCCAGACTGTCAGGGAAGCATCCCTGTCCCACCCTCAGCTCTCCCACATCATCTCAGGAGGCAGATCTTTTTGCGTGCAGCTCGTTGAGCATTGGGAGCGCGGCTGGTGagaggcagagcattgccagagGCGAGTCTCAGCTGTGGATCTGCCTGCTTCATCCGAGCCAGAGAGCAGGTATAAGCTCACACCCACAGAATAAAGAGGGCATGAAAGCACAACGTGGCTCACACAGCAGCGACAAAACTCCCACGGCTGCATGGGATCCTTCTGAAGCCTCTCCAGAGACACTGTGCCCTGGGGCTCTTTGAGCCTGTGTTACATGCAGCTAATTTCCAGTTGATGGCATACTGCTCAGCCTGTCCCGCACCTCAGCCCCCCCCGCCACCGTACTCTGCCCCCCAAAACGGGGACAGCTTGCATGAgaggcagcaagaaaaaaaaagcacctccAAAGAGTTCAGGGGATAGCTTTGAGGCTCCTGAATCTCTTGATGGAGCTGCGCTCTTCCAGAGGAGCATGAGACTTACCGCAACCTACCGGCAAACAAACGTTCAACACCTGGCTCCACCGCAGGGGTGAAACACCCCCACGCAGAGGCCTgactgctgcagggtgctgcaaTCGCCAGCCCCCGGCTGCCGCGAGCCTCCCATGTGGTTTCCCACCTCAGACTAGGGCCCGTTCCCATGCTCCTACCCGTGCCAGGCCATATCCCCATCCATCCGTTCCAGCAGGAACGCTCTGTAGTTACAACGGGGATGTTCCACGCTTCTGCGCCAGCGTTCGGCACCTCCGAGCAcgagttaattaattaatttgcatGATTAACTCCCAGATTGCATAAAGGGGCTGTGTGTAGACTCAGCCGTGCCGAGCCGACCGCGTTCGCAGGAGCTGTTTGCTCAGGAATGGCACGGAAAGGGCAGGCGCTGTGTTTTCAGTGTTGCAATCAGCCCCATCGAGCCTGTGAACCGCGGCAGAGAACCCTGTGCTCCGCAGCCACGTGTGAGCTAAGGGAAAACATCAGCATCCCGACAGAGCTCAGACTGGATGGACAGGTGGACAGTGGCCTCACGGACACCGGGACGGGCGCAATGCATCCGACGCATGCTGCAGCTGCATCTTTGGCTTGTGATGCAGAGCTCTGCGCATCCAAAAGCTCAGAGCAAGCCCCCTGCGAGCTCCCTGCAGCGACTGGCACTAGATGGCGCAGGGAGATCGCAGCCGGACAGGGTTTGCAAGCCTTTCTGCCCAGCATGGGGGGACCCACTAACCTCTCCCCACTGCCACGGGTGCTCCAGCCTGGGGCTTACAAGTTCAAGAGGCAAATTCATGCCCTGCCCAGTGCAGTCGCAAGCACCAAGTCAGCTTGGGTAGCACCGCTGCAGCAGCCGGAGGTAACGACGCAACATTAGCATGGAGATCTGTTGGCATCGCTAGGAAGGACATGAAGGACAAACACCAGCCAGGCCAGGGCCAAAAAGACCTCTTGCCAGCTGCTAAGTGCAATTTGCTGGCATCGCTGCTTGCTGCTCAGAAGGACTGGACTTCCCCGTGGACACCAAGTTGTTCTCTtggccccaggcaggcacagaGCACGGCTCAGTTTGATGCACAGGACAGAGATGCTGTGGCGTGGATGCTATCACACGCCTTTAGACTAAGAGAAGGCAGAGCTTGGTCTGGATAAGGGCAGAACCAGCTGCTGAGCCCCCTTCTAAAAGCCACTCTGATCTCACTCCCTCTGTGAGCCGAGTCCCCTGGTTTTGGGGGCACGGCTCCTCAGGCCGAGACGCGGTGCCCGGTGCTGCATGCCAGCAGACACGTGGAGGCTCTTACTTCGCTTGCTCTTGTCCTTATTGAGGATCTGCCGCAGCTCCTGCTCTTGCTGCCCAGGCTCGGCTTCACGGTGCGGGGACTCCATGGTCACCTGCAACAGGAGAGGGACATCAGCACCAGGAGATCCCAGCCTTGCCCAATGCAGATGAAAGCCCTCCTACCCCCTCCTCAAGCCCAAGGCACGACTACACAGTGATGGAGCATGTCTGAAACGGTCCGTTATGTCATTTTTGGAAACCTGATGGGCAGCCCTGGCCGACAAGAACATGTTAAGTTGTTTCATCACAGCAAACCGGACGCATCTTTGTCTCCAGAGACGCTCTCCCCAGGGACATTGTAAAACTCAAACCAGTCTGTTTCAACTTGCTGCCTTTCATGGTGTTTTGACATATCTGTAGCTAGGGCATGTTgtaatacaacaaaaaataaaaatcatagttgactaaaaaggggaaaaaagaaaaacaactattATACTGGTCTTAAAAGTTTGGATCTTGGTGTTTTCCAGAGCTGAGGTTTTCAGAGATGATCCCATTTCACAGGGAGGTCAGAAAGCATCACGTCTGCACAAATGCCTCTAAGCAGCCATCAGtcatggcagcagcagcatctcaaaCTCTCCTTGTGTGGACCAAGCTGATGCTCAGCCCCTCCCAGAAAGCCTCAGTGTGATtcccccagggctcccagtcaagGTTACTGGGATCAGTGAGCCCGTGCCAGCCACCAAGAGCGGGGCTGGTGCTCAGGGGCAGACCACGTGGGACGCGAGAGAAGCGGATGAGGCTGGGCCTGTCCAGTCCAGAGGAGAGGGGGTACAACTGCATCTTCCACCACCCAAAGGGGGTTACGGAGCAGATGGAGCCAGGGTCCTCCGAGGAACGCAGCAAAAGAATGAGCAGCAATGAGACAGACGGAGGGAAATCCCGTCTGGGTATATGGAACCGATTCCTGCCATGAGCACACAGCCGCCCTGCGACTGGGACACGCAGGGGGTGATCTCTGTACTTAGAGGTGGTCACAACTCGCCCGGACGTGGTCCTCCGCAACCTGCCCTCCCTCTGACGTTGGCCCTGCTCTCAGCAGGGACCTCCAGAGGAACCATCCAAGCTAAATCTTGCTGTAATTTTGTGACAATGCAGAGTCTGGCAGCagaggctgtgcagggcaggggtgcTATTCCGGGTGACACTAGAGAATTTCAGTGAAGACTTCCCAGAAAAGCAAATTAGCTTGTAAAGTGAGTAAGCCGTGCCTTTAGGGCAGAGAAACAGTGGTGGCCAAGCGGAGTGGCAGATCACAGACACCAGGCATCCTGTCCAGTCGCTCTGGCTCCTCGCTCAGCACACATGGTatgcagctgaaaacatttcCCTGCTTCGCACATCCCAGGAggccccagctctcctgctggCCTTGGCAGGACGGAGATTTGGCCTGAAAGTAAGACATGAAACCCCCCCACCTGACTCCCTACCCGGCCTCCTTGTGTCAGAGAGGTCTCTGGGCTGGCTAAAAAGCACTACAGACTCCCCAGCTCAGGGGAAAGAAGGAATTCACCTGGGAAGGTTATTTTGGGGTTGGGAtttccagcctcttcctcctAATCCCTGCCAGAGACGGGAGCTCAGACAAGGCCAGCCCCAACACAGGGCACCGCTGGCAGACACACACGGTGCCATGAGCTACGTGCTTTGGGGGCAAAATTAATTCTTCAAAGTGCACAGTCCTCACCCAGCCGCTACCGAAAGCGGGTGCCggtccccccctgcaccccgg comes from Mycteria americana isolate JAX WOST 10 ecotype Jacksonville Zoo and Gardens chromosome 26, USCA_MyAme_1.0, whole genome shotgun sequence and encodes:
- the HDAC7 gene encoding histone deacetylase 7 isoform X3 yields the protein MQSGGFPGVELAGCSQSVALRLKISAAVVMFSPSSAVNPCTSPRVPQTVPMDLRIGQRVVKPGSDTTLLALKHTQQLQHQLFLASLHQQQVEQLAHQHVRVTMESPHREAEPGQQEQELRQILNKDKSKRSAVASTVVKQKLAEVILKKQQAALERTSNPNPSAMPYRSLEPLDPEGPSPPVLSTFLPPVPSTSLDPPEHFPLRKTASEPNLKVRCKPRKCLDRRKNPLTRKESAPPSLKRRPPEAIDSSPSSSSTPVSGCSSPNDSLPAEHGALPAASGMAHEGEADRRPLSSLAHRVPVVNGPVLTGTHSPMFIPAGLEQHEAGSPLSPRLQPVIILEPSVTHTPLVAVPGLGTVPFSFAPSLISAERLSLPGHHKPLGRTRSEPLPQNPKAIQQQLVYQQHHTQFLERLKQQTHLGKRMAKSSEKPRLRQIPSSEDMEAEGTLPEAGAESSDPARARVEPTRPGSSVKEPERTQKMMQPQEELVLHQAYLWDSYQRVQQQLLKRQPLADSPMAPTIHAGHRPLSRAQSSPATATVSLPAQDTASKTLSLPVQEQPAKPHFTTGLVYDSVMLKHQCSCGDNSNHPEHAGRIQSIWSRLQERGLRSQCECLRGRKATLEELQCVHTERHVFLYGTNPLNRLKLDNGKLAGILSQRMFVMLPCGGVGVDSDTIWNELHSSNAARWAAGSVTELAFKVATRELKNGFAVVRPPGHHADPSTAMGFCFFNSVAIAARQLQQKGKLSKILIVDWDVHHGNGTQQIFYRDPDVLYISLHRHDDGNFFPGSGAADEVGAGPGEGFNVNVAWTGGLDPPMGDPEYLAAFRTVVMPIAHEFSPDVVLVSAGFDAADGHPPPLGGYKVSAKCFGYMTKQLMSLAGGAIVLALEGGHDLTAICDASEACVSALLGNELDPLPEESMRQKPNPNAVRSLETVIQVQSKYWVAVQRFASKLGCSFLEAQHHEAEEVETVTALASLSVAVMVEKRPQDEPMEEEEPMNQ
- the HDAC7 gene encoding histone deacetylase 7 isoform X1, with translation MQSGGFPGVELAGCSQSVALRLKISAAVVMFSPSSAVNPCTSPRVPQTVPMDLRIGQRVVKPGSDTTLLALKHTQQLQHQLFLASLHQQQVEQLAHQHVRVTMESPHREAEPGQQEQELRQILNKDKSKRSAVASTVVKQKLAEVILKKQQAALERTSNPNPSAMPYRSLEPLDPEGPSPPVLSTFLPPVPSTSLDPPEHFPLRKTASEPNLKVRCKPRKCLDRRKNPLTRKESAPPSLKRRPPEAIDSSPSSSSTPVSGCSSPNDSLPAEHGALPAASGMAHETPLAQRLMMQESSLAQFALQSAASLPAITLGLPATTSARGEADRRPLSSLAHRVPVVNGPVLTGTHSPMFIPAGLEQHEAGSPLSPRLQPVIILEPSVTHTPLVAVPGLGTVPFSFAPSLISAERLSLPGHHKPLGRTRSEPLPQNPKAIQQQLVYQQHHTQFLERLKQQTHLGKRMAKSSEKPRLRQIPSSEDMEAEGTLPEAGAESSDPARARVEPTRPGSSVKEPERTQKMMQPQEELVLHQAYLWDSYQRVQQQLLKRQPLADSPMAPTIHAGHRPLSRAQSSPATATVSLPAQDTASKTLSLPVQEQPAKPHFTTGLVYDSVMLKHQCSCGDNSNHPEHAGRIQSIWSRLQERGLRSQCECLRGRKATLEELQCVHTERHVFLYGTNPLNRLKLDNGKLAGILSQRMFVMLPCGGVGVDSDTIWNELHSSNAARWAAGSVTELAFKVATRELKNGFAVVRPPGHHADPSTAMGFCFFNSVAIAARQLQQKGKLSKILIVDWDVHHGNGTQQIFYRDPDVLYISLHRHDDGNFFPGSGAADEVGAGPGEGFNVNVAWTGGLDPPMGDPEYLAAFRTVVMPIAHEFSPDVVLVSAGFDAADGHPPPLGGYKVSAKCFGYMTKQLMSLAGGAIVLALEGGHDLTAICDASEACVSALLGNELDPLPEESMRQKPNPNAVRSLETVIQVQSKYWVAVQRFASKLGCSFLEAQHHEAEEVETVTALASLSVAVMVEKRPQDEPMEEEEPMNQ
- the HDAC7 gene encoding histone deacetylase 7 isoform X4 → MDLRIGQRVVKPGSDTTLLALKHTQQLQHQLFLASLHQQQVEQLAHQHVRVTMESPHREAEPGQQEQELRQILNKDKSKRSAVASTVVKQKLAEVILKKQQAALERTSNPNPSAMPYRSLEPLDPEGPSPPVLSTFLPPVPSTSLDPPEHFPLRKTASEPNLKVRCKPRKCLDRRKNPLTRKESAPPSLKRRPPEAIDSSPSSSSTPVSGCSSPNDSLPAEHGALPAASGMAHETPLAQRLMMQESSLAQFALQSAASLPAITLGLPATTSARGEADRRPLSSLAHRVPVVNGPVLTGTHSPMFIPAGLEQHEAGSPLSPRLQPVIILEPSVTHTPLVAVPGLGTVPFSFAPSLISAERLSLPGHHKPLGRTRSEPLPQNPKAIQQQLVYQQHHTQFLERLKQQTHLGKRMAKSSEKPRLRQIPSSEDMEAEGTLPEAGAESSDPARARVEPTRPGSSVKEPERTQKMMQPQEELVLHQAYLWDSYQRVQQQLLKRQPLADSPMAPTIHAGHRPLSRAQSSPATATVSLPAQDTASKTLSLPVQEQPAKPHFTTGLVYDSVMLKHQCSCGDNSNHPEHAGRIQSIWSRLQERGLRSQCECLRGRKATLEELQCVHTERHVFLYGTNPLNRLKLDNGKLAGILSQRMFVMLPCGGVGVDSDTIWNELHSSNAARWAAGSVTELAFKVATRELKNGFAVVRPPGHHADPSTAMGFCFFNSVAIAARQLQQKGKLSKILIVDWDVHHGNGTQQIFYRDPDVLYISLHRHDDGNFFPGSGAADEVGAGPGEGFNVNVAWTGGLDPPMGDPEYLAAFRTVVMPIAHEFSPDVVLVSAGFDAADGHPPPLGGYKVSAKCFGYMTKQLMSLAGGAIVLALEGGHDLTAICDASEACVSALLGNELDPLPEESMRQKPNPNAVRSLETVIQVQSKYWVAVQRFASKLGCSFLEAQHHEAEEVETVTALASLSVAVMVEKRPQDEPMEEEEPMNQ